One genomic window of bacterium includes the following:
- a CDS encoding HD domain-containing phosphohydrolase: MYVPENSTILTAVRRAVETKRILDENRRLQAENRQYQENLEELVRQRTGELRDALEGTIRAMALAVESRDPYTAGHEQRVAWLARAIAEEMERPEEEILGTYYAGLVHDVGKICVPAEIMSYPGKLGKEELGIIRKHPETGARILSTVRFPWPLAEIVLQHHERLDGSGYPLGLSGGAIRIESRILAVADVIEAMASHRPYRAALGIEAALAEIVERRGTFYDTDVGDACVRLFREKGFKLDDAMPAFGEAS, encoded by the coding sequence GTGTATGTTCCAGAAAATTCTACCATTCTCACGGCCGTACGCAGGGCCGTCGAGACCAAGAGGATCTTGGACGAAAATCGGCGACTCCAAGCGGAAAACCGGCAGTATCAGGAGAACCTGGAGGAACTTGTGCGACAGCGCACGGGGGAATTGCGCGACGCGCTGGAGGGAACCATTCGTGCGATGGCGCTGGCCGTGGAATCAAGAGACCCCTATACGGCGGGGCACGAGCAGCGTGTGGCGTGGTTAGCCAGGGCCATCGCCGAGGAAATGGAGCGACCCGAAGAAGAAATTCTAGGCACATACTATGCCGGATTGGTTCATGATGTGGGAAAAATCTGCGTCCCGGCCGAGATCATGAGTTATCCGGGCAAACTGGGCAAAGAGGAGTTGGGCATCATTCGAAAGCATCCGGAAACAGGCGCGCGTATACTCAGTACTGTACGATTCCCCTGGCCGCTGGCCGAGATCGTTCTCCAGCATCACGAACGGCTGGACGGATCAGGTTATCCGCTCGGATTGTCGGGAGGCGCCATCAGGATCGAGTCCAGGATTCTTGCCGTGGCGGACGTGATTGAGGCCATGGCCAGCCACAGGCCGTACCGCGCGGCACTCGGGATTGAGGCGGCGCTCGCCGAGATCGTCGAAAGGCGAGGAACGTTTTATGATACCGATGTCGGGGACGCCTGTGTGCGGCTCTTTCGGGAGAAAGGGTTCAAGTTGGACGATGCAATGCCCGCTTTTGGAGAGGCCTCGTGA
- a CDS encoding response regulator produces MKSSGNRMGRVLVVDDEKSIRISLREFLVADDYTVEVAADAQEALRLLGDNNFDVVVSDIVLPGISGIELLQAIRTAAPYVQVIMMTGGPTIATAAEALRSGAFDYLIKPAGKNAILRAVSNAATIKKLDDERRREQEAKERYQQELQEVVIRLTAANEQLCQAAAFREEVENIVRHDLKAPLCIIIGAPELIRMTPGKLTEEQSGWLDNIESAGRRMLDMINRSLDLFKMEQGMYTLRLEAVDLLRVAQEVIIHNTTLMRAKELVIDIMVDDHPYTKTDAFVVQGERMLCYSMLGNLLKNALEASPTGATVTFRFKRGDPMVVSLRNRGSVPESIRDRFFQKFSTAGKKHGTGLGAYSARLIAELHGARISVDTSVPDFTTVVIGFPGHSGAASKECGA; encoded by the coding sequence GTGAAATCATCTGGAAACAGGATGGGACGGGTACTGGTCGTTGATGACGAGAAGAGCATCCGCATCAGTTTGCGGGAGTTCCTGGTGGCCGATGACTATACGGTCGAAGTGGCCGCTGATGCGCAGGAAGCCCTGCGGCTCCTCGGAGACAACAATTTCGACGTTGTCGTCAGCGACATTGTTTTGCCGGGGATCAGTGGCATCGAACTCCTCCAAGCCATTCGTACCGCCGCCCCCTATGTCCAGGTCATCATGATGACGGGGGGGCCCACCATCGCTACAGCCGCGGAAGCGTTGCGATCCGGCGCCTTTGACTACCTCATCAAGCCTGCCGGCAAAAACGCAATCCTTCGCGCCGTCAGCAATGCGGCCACGATCAAGAAACTGGATGATGAACGACGGCGCGAGCAGGAGGCCAAGGAACGGTATCAGCAGGAACTTCAGGAAGTTGTGATTCGCCTGACTGCGGCCAATGAACAACTCTGCCAAGCCGCCGCCTTTCGCGAGGAGGTCGAGAACATCGTGCGCCACGATCTCAAGGCGCCTTTGTGTATCATCATTGGCGCTCCGGAACTGATCAGAATGACGCCCGGCAAACTGACGGAGGAACAGAGCGGATGGCTCGACAATATCGAGAGTGCGGGGCGTCGGATGTTGGATATGATCAACCGATCCCTTGACCTTTTCAAGATGGAACAGGGGATGTACACCCTTCGCCTGGAGGCGGTTGACCTCCTGCGAGTTGCGCAAGAGGTTATTATTCACAACACGACGCTCATGAGAGCCAAGGAGCTTGTCATTGACATCATGGTTGATGACCATCCCTACACAAAGACCGATGCGTTTGTGGTGCAGGGTGAGCGTATGTTGTGCTACTCCATGCTCGGAAACCTCCTGAAGAACGCTCTGGAGGCTTCGCCAACCGGCGCGACGGTGACCTTTCGATTCAAACGCGGTGATCCGATGGTGGTGAGCCTTCGAAACCGGGGATCCGTGCCGGAAAGCATCAGGGACCGATTCTTCCAGAAGTTTTCGACTGCAGGGAAGAAGCACGGCACCGGGCTCGGCGCCTATTCTGCCCGACTGATCGCCGAGTTGCATGGCGCCCGAATTAGTGTGGACACCTCGGTCCCGGATTTCACGACCGTCGTCATAGGTTTTCCCGGACATTCCGGCGCGGCTAGCAAGGAGTGTGGTGCATGA
- a CDS encoding sigma-54 dependent transcriptional regulator: MTSPHPSSARRLSVSVFDDEACFCELIKGFLSSAGCSVQCFTDARKGLAAFRDKPTDIVITDINMPGGIDGLALIKMLKEQSPLIEVIVMTGSADKNVAIQALRLGAFDFLEKPINREDLVATVKRTVRYRAIIQETEGLVERLSLMTRQESERWGIEAFVGKSAAIRKLLLDIRLLQRTPNTSVLITGESGTGKELVARAIHYGSDRSLQPFVAVNCAAVPAELADSMLFGHVRGAFTGATADRKGCFETADKGTVFLDEIGDMHLSIQAKLLRVLEDKVVMPVGANQGIKTNVRIVSATNASLESKIAAGTFRSDLFYRLATFPFILPPLRERPEDISLLARHFALKLSLEMGMPCPIFKEETLIILEKQRFPGNVRELKNRVERALIECAGKNIAPEHLHFHDKPLAGDSKHAEEGTTASGFDEIPLNLHAAERVLAQRSLAKTNGNVSVAAQQMGISRAKFYRLTLLTP, from the coding sequence ATGACCTCGCCTCACCCGTCTTCTGCCCGGCGCTTATCCGTTTCAGTCTTTGACGACGAAGCCTGCTTTTGTGAGTTAATCAAGGGCTTTTTGAGTTCAGCAGGTTGTTCGGTGCAGTGCTTTACGGATGCCAGAAAAGGCCTGGCCGCGTTCCGGGATAAACCGACGGATATTGTCATCACTGATATTAACATGCCCGGTGGAATCGATGGATTGGCCCTCATTAAGATGCTCAAGGAACAAAGCCCGTTGATCGAGGTCATTGTAATGACCGGTAGTGCGGACAAAAATGTGGCGATACAAGCCCTGCGGTTAGGTGCCTTCGATTTTCTCGAAAAACCGATCAACCGGGAAGACCTGGTGGCGACGGTGAAGCGGACTGTTCGCTACCGGGCCATTATCCAGGAGACGGAAGGCCTGGTTGAACGGCTATCACTCATGACGCGACAGGAATCTGAACGATGGGGCATTGAAGCGTTCGTGGGCAAGTCGGCTGCCATCCGGAAACTACTGCTCGATATCCGCCTACTGCAGCGGACGCCCAATACATCAGTCCTGATCACCGGTGAGAGTGGCACCGGCAAAGAGTTGGTAGCGCGAGCAATCCATTACGGAAGCGACCGTTCCCTCCAGCCTTTTGTGGCGGTGAACTGTGCCGCTGTCCCCGCAGAACTCGCCGATTCCATGCTTTTCGGGCATGTTCGTGGGGCTTTTACCGGCGCGACGGCGGATCGCAAGGGCTGTTTCGAGACGGCGGATAAAGGGACCGTCTTTCTGGATGAGATTGGCGACATGCACTTGAGCATACAGGCTAAACTGCTGCGTGTTCTTGAAGATAAAGTCGTCATGCCGGTTGGCGCGAACCAGGGAATAAAAACCAATGTGCGCATCGTGTCGGCCACCAACGCGTCCTTGGAATCCAAAATAGCCGCCGGAACCTTTCGATCAGATCTCTTCTACCGCCTGGCCACTTTCCCTTTTATTCTGCCCCCGTTACGCGAACGCCCCGAGGATATTTCGTTACTGGCCAGGCATTTCGCCTTGAAACTTTCCCTGGAAATGGGAATGCCTTGTCCCATTTTCAAGGAAGAGACCTTGATCATTCTGGAGAAACAGCGTTTCCCCGGGAATGTGCGCGAATTGAAAAACAGGGTTGAACGGGCGCTGATTGAGTGCGCCGGCAAAAATATTGCTCCTGAACACCTTCACTTCCATGATAAACCCCTTGCCGGGGACTCCAAACATGCGGAGGAAGGCACGACGGCATCGGGTTTCGATGAAATTCCTTTAAATTTGCATGCCGCTGAGCGGGTTCTGGCCCAGCGGAGCCTTGCGAAAACCAACGGAAATGTTTCAGTGGCGGCGCAACAGATGGGCATCAGCCGCGCCAAATTCTACCGCCTGACGTTACTCACCCCGTAG